In one Planctomycetota bacterium genomic region, the following are encoded:
- a CDS encoding 4Fe-4S binding protein, with amino-acid sequence MSFMTESTKKTKTRITLWRRLTQISFVFLLNPYFYSFRNTCFPILNCWGCPIAAFSCPIGAMGQFLANGVFPFIVLGTLIFFGVIIGRLLCGWVCPFGLLQDLMNKIPSPKINMPSFLSYGKYLTLLVMVLLIPIFFGVVMTPGETTPQDFFFCNFCPAGTLEASIPNSLIPKKPVEPVETKTAEPETYDPNPFNPSNAFSEPAPEKQAVTVRDERFNEVSDGSIIITFVKSPRIWILVIFLMLFIMIRRPFCRGACPIGGIFALFNKLSFHKLKFVKDKCIDCQICYKTCPTSHKVYNSSNSPECIRCLECQKKCPTKAIENQYF; translated from the coding sequence ATGAGTTTCATGACCGAAAGCACTAAAAAGACTAAAACCCGGATTACACTCTGGCGCAGGCTGACGCAAATCTCATTTGTATTCCTTCTTAATCCCTACTTCTACTCGTTTCGGAATACTTGTTTCCCGATTCTTAATTGCTGGGGTTGTCCGATAGCCGCCTTTTCCTGCCCAATCGGCGCTATGGGGCAGTTCTTGGCCAACGGTGTTTTCCCCTTTATCGTTCTGGGAACTTTGATATTCTTCGGCGTCATTATCGGAAGGCTCCTTTGCGGTTGGGTTTGTCCGTTTGGCTTGTTGCAGGATTTGATGAATAAAATTCCGTCCCCCAAAATCAATATGCCGTCATTTCTTAGCTACGGCAAATATCTGACACTTCTTGTAATGGTTCTGTTAATCCCGATATTTTTCGGAGTGGTAATGACTCCCGGCGAAACCACTCCCCAGGATTTCTTCTTCTGTAATTTCTGCCCGGCAGGGACATTAGAGGCGAGCATCCCTAATTCACTAATCCCCAAAAAGCCGGTAGAACCAGTTGAAACCAAGACGGCCGAACCGGAAACTTATGACCCCAACCCGTTCAATCCGTCCAATGCCTTTTCCGAGCCGGCTCCGGAAAAACAGGCGGTTACGGTGCGGGATGAAAGGTTTAACGAGGTTTCCGATGGAAGTATTATTATTACATTTGTAAAGTCTCCCCGAATTTGGATACTGGTTATTTTCCTGATGTTATTTATCATGATAAGGCGCCCGTTCTGCAGGGGAGCGTGCCCGATAGGCGGGATATTCGCCCTTTTTAATAAGTTGAGTTTCCATAAGCTGAAATTCGTCAAGGATAAATGCATTGATTGCCAGATTTGTTACAAGACCTGTCCGACTTCGCATAAGGTATATAATAGTTCCAATTCGCCTGAATGTATCCGTTGCCTGGAATGCCAGAAGAAATGCCCGACCAAGGCGATTGAAAACCAGTATTTCTAA
- a CDS encoding glutaconyl-CoA decarboxylase subunit alpha, which produces MKQYFEKMPSTFGKKLEDFQIKQLQENADSVKAEEVKLAQAIEKVRNAGIPAETLHKRGEKTVYERIELLVDKGTFLPLNTLYNPVTNEEGTTGVVNGIGKIEGRYASIIASDNKVLAGAWIPGQAENIFRAQDIAERLHIPLVWVLNCSGVKLTEQEEVYAGRRGHGRPFFRHAELAQKGIPVLVAVFGTNPAGGGYHGISPAMIFAHKNANIAVGGAGIVSGMAPKGGFDLAGAEQIIEATRKFKSTPPGGAATHYSHTGFFKNVYDTEEEVIKALRDCVKMMPTYDTNFFRVAQPKPPLYAPKEIDYLVPFNQKRAYDVEQVMARIFDNSEHTEYKPGYGPEVYCGMAKLDGFLVGVVANRQGILPKGYPKYAPYPGIGGKLYREGLIKMNELVTACGRDRIPMIWIQDTSGIDVGDIAEKAELLGLGQALIYSIQQSDLPMATVILRKGTAAAHYIMGGPQATGNNAFTLGVPTTEIYVMHGETASVASFSRRLVKEKDAGKPLEPVIAQMNELAKEYYDKSRPVYCAQRGYVDEVVPFAGLRDYFVVFANACYQNPKSFCPQHQMILPRSIRG; this is translated from the coding sequence ATGAAGCAATACTTTGAAAAGATGCCATCTACCTTCGGGAAGAAACTTGAAGATTTCCAGATTAAACAGCTACAGGAAAATGCCGATTCGGTTAAAGCCGAAGAGGTGAAATTAGCCCAGGCAATAGAAAAAGTCAGGAATGCCGGCATTCCCGCCGAAACACTTCATAAACGCGGCGAAAAGACCGTTTACGAAAGAATAGAATTGCTGGTGGATAAAGGCACATTCCTCCCGCTTAATACCCTCTACAACCCGGTCACCAATGAAGAAGGCACTACCGGAGTGGTCAACGGCATCGGAAAAATCGAAGGCAGGTATGCCTCCATTATCGCATCCGATAATAAAGTCCTTGCCGGCGCCTGGATTCCCGGGCAGGCGGAAAATATCTTCCGCGCGCAGGATATCGCCGAGCGGCTTCATATACCGCTGGTTTGGGTGCTGAATTGCAGCGGAGTTAAGCTGACCGAGCAGGAAGAGGTTTATGCAGGCAGGCGCGGTCACGGCAGGCCGTTCTTCAGGCACGCTGAACTGGCACAAAAAGGGATTCCGGTTCTGGTCGCGGTTTTCGGGACCAATCCGGCAGGCGGCGGCTATCACGGGATTTCCCCGGCAATGATATTTGCCCATAAGAACGCCAATATCGCGGTGGGTGGTGCTGGGATAGTGAGCGGTATGGCGCCGAAAGGCGGATTTGACCTGGCAGGCGCCGAGCAGATTATCGAAGCAACCCGAAAGTTTAAGTCGACTCCACCGGGCGGAGCGGCTACGCATTATAGCCATACCGGATTCTTTAAGAATGTTTATGATACCGAAGAAGAAGTTATTAAGGCGCTCAGGGATTGCGTTAAGATGATGCCAACCTACGACACTAATTTCTTCAGAGTCGCCCAGCCAAAGCCGCCTCTTTACGCGCCGAAGGAAATTGATTATCTTGTTCCCTTTAACCAGAAACGCGCCTATGATGTCGAACAGGTGATGGCGCGGATATTTGATAACAGCGAACACACCGAATACAAGCCCGGTTACGGACCGGAAGTCTATTGCGGCATGGCAAAACTGGACGGATTCCTGGTTGGCGTGGTGGCAAACCGTCAGGGGATTCTTCCCAAGGGATATCCCAAATACGCGCCTTATCCCGGTATCGGCGGCAAATTATACCGCGAAGGTTTAATAAAGATGAATGAACTCGTGACCGCCTGCGGCAGGGACAGGATTCCGATGATTTGGATACAGGATACCTCCGGAATAGATGTCGGCGACATCGCGGAAAAGGCTGAGCTTTTAGGATTAGGGCAGGCGTTAATATATTCCATACAGCAATCTGATTTGCCCATGGCAACGGTAATACTTCGTAAAGGGACTGCAGCGGCGCATTATATCATGGGCGGTCCGCAGGCAACCGGCAATAACGCCTTTACGCTCGGAGTTCCGACCACGGAAATATATGTAATGCACGGTGAAACCGCGTCGGTGGCTTCGTTCTCGCGCCGTCTGGTCAAGGAAAAGGATGCCGGGAAACCATTGGAACCGGTAATCGCACAGATGAATGAGCTGGCAAAGGAATATTACGATAAATCCCGCCCTGTCTATTGCGCCCAGCGCGGTTATGTGGATGAGGTGGTTCCGTTCGCCGGGTTACGTGATTATTTTGTGGTTTTTGCCAATGCGTGTTACCAGAATCCGAAGAGTTTCTGTCCGCAACATCAAATGATTTTACCGAGAAGTATTCGCGGATAG
- a CDS encoding radical SAM protein, translating to MGLIDKLKDKFLINRQDSIIFEVTQPCNNDCLFCYNAWKVTDTHYPKGELDTGETKRLIAKIIKETKCKQFTFTGGEPFLRKDLADLVSFTKEQGVSVTIISNGTLITEDVAKDFIKRGVGLFELPILSADRAIHDALSRNKGAFDKVTESIANIKLHNGLVVAVFVGTKKNIDGFSEMIELAIALGVDGIMFNRFNVGGEGVRHIEELLPTPEQVIRALEVTEEAMEKYKISISCSIPVQPCVIDTSRFKKVHFGYCAAGTKRSYYTVDPMGNIRPCNHTPMILGNILKDSFTSISKPDKISEFTEPIPEFCQDCAMVKTCLGGCKASAQVCYGSLSAEEPFIKYYKKEALKRRLRADKVATVSQAD from the coding sequence ATGGGATTGATAGATAAGCTAAAGGACAAATTCCTGATAAACCGGCAGGATTCAATCATCTTTGAAGTTACCCAACCCTGTAATAACGATTGCCTATTTTGCTATAACGCTTGGAAGGTGACTGATACTCATTATCCCAAAGGCGAGCTGGATACCGGAGAAACCAAGCGCCTTATTGCCAAGATCATTAAGGAAACCAAGTGCAAGCAATTCACCTTTACCGGCGGAGAGCCTTTCTTACGCAAAGATTTGGCTGATTTGGTTTCATTCACTAAAGAGCAGGGTGTTTCCGTAACGATTATTTCTAACGGAACGCTGATTACAGAAGATGTTGCCAAGGATTTTATCAAGCGGGGAGTGGGACTCTTTGAACTTCCCATATTGAGCGCCGACCGCGCTATACACGATGCTTTATCCCGTAACAAAGGCGCATTTGACAAGGTTACAGAATCCATTGCGAATATTAAACTCCATAACGGGTTGGTCGTGGCGGTGTTTGTCGGGACAAAGAAGAATATTGATGGTTTTAGCGAAATGATAGAGTTGGCGATTGCCCTGGGAGTTGACGGCATAATGTTTAACAGGTTTAATGTTGGCGGAGAAGGCGTCCGCCATATTGAGGAATTATTACCAACGCCGGAACAGGTTATCAGGGCATTAGAAGTTACCGAAGAGGCGATGGAGAAATATAAAATCAGTATTTCCTGTTCTATTCCGGTTCAGCCGTGCGTAATAGATACCAGCCGTTTCAAGAAAGTGCATTTCGGCTATTGCGCAGCGGGGACAAAACGCTCCTATTATACGGTTGACCCGATGGGCAATATCCGCCCGTGCAACCATACCCCGATGATTCTAGGGAATATATTGAAAGATTCTTTTACATCAATCAGCAAGCCTGATAAGATAAGTGAGTTTACCGAACCGATACCGGAATTCTGCCAAGACTGCGCTATGGTAAAGACATGCTTGGGCGGCTGTAAGGCTTCGGCACAGGTTTGTTACGGTTCGCTCTCAGCCGAGGAACCGTTCATCAAATACTATAAGAAAGAAGCACTGAAAAGGAGATTACGTGCTGACAAAGTTGCTACCGTAAGCCAAGCCGATTGA
- the selB gene encoding selenocysteine-specific translation elongation factor: MEYVLIGTAGHVDHGKSTLIKALSGIDPDRLKEEKEREMTIDIGFANFKLPGGRIAQVIDVPGHERFVKNMLVGVNTIDVVLFVVDANEGVKPQTVEHFEILRLLDVQCGIIVLTKMDLAGEERIKATENEIAELVTSSFLGKAPVIKVSSTTGSGISELIQEIDRLAPSVPKRNINLPARYPIDRVFTMSGSGTVVTGTLVSGRLKINDVLEILPQKEDVRVRQIQSYGGKATEAAAGQRIGLNLAGIKKESLIRGNTLAAPGYIEPTYIFDASLEIVSNAFHPLKNNTRVRLHIGTGEFLGRVVLLDKEKMESGERGLIQFRAEEPLVVAKDDRFIIRLYAPMVTMGGGVILDPHPPKHKRFNKEAIGHLGALEVSDERETVAEVLINAGLNIITLGELIDKTNLPDAEIKEELDKLEKQGAIIRSNLDIRMMMHMNNFNMLKDKIIASMEDSYRKQPLKLNIPVKEIKSLLVKTEVQDEFFERAVVKLAEENRLARVGDAIKLVQANIKLTEKQESMMQKVEKFFIDNLLSPPALEIMVDKLQIKPKNAQETINALKDRGILVGLADGIVLHKEAIVKASETMKEYLKTHENIKAGEFTKLINTSRKYAIPLLEHLDNIKLTKRIGDVRILNKI; this comes from the coding sequence ATGGAATATGTTTTAATCGGCACCGCTGGCCATGTCGACCACGGCAAAAGCACTCTGATAAAAGCGCTTAGCGGGATAGACCCGGACCGCCTGAAAGAGGAAAAAGAGCGCGAGATGACCATTGATATCGGCTTTGCCAACTTCAAACTGCCCGGAGGTCGGATTGCCCAGGTAATAGATGTCCCTGGGCACGAGCGCTTTGTCAAGAATATGCTGGTCGGGGTCAATACCATTGATGTCGTCCTTTTCGTGGTTGATGCGAATGAAGGTGTCAAACCGCAGACTGTGGAACACTTTGAGATATTACGCCTTTTGGATGTTCAATGCGGGATTATTGTTCTCACGAAGATGGATTTGGCAGGCGAAGAACGAATCAAAGCGACGGAGAATGAAATAGCCGAACTGGTAACGAGCAGTTTCCTGGGGAAAGCGCCGGTTATCAAGGTCTCTTCAACCACCGGCAGTGGGATTTCTGAGTTGATTCAAGAGATAGACCGCCTGGCGCCGTCCGTTCCAAAACGCAATATTAACCTTCCCGCCCGTTACCCAATAGACCGTGTTTTTACCATGAGCGGTTCCGGAACGGTTGTTACCGGCACACTGGTAAGCGGCAGACTGAAGATAAATGACGTCTTGGAAATACTTCCGCAGAAAGAGGATGTGCGGGTGCGCCAGATACAGTCTTACGGCGGCAAGGCGACCGAAGCCGCGGCCGGACAGCGCATCGGGCTTAACCTTGCCGGGATAAAGAAGGAATCGCTAATCCGGGGCAATACCCTTGCCGCGCCCGGCTATATTGAGCCGACATATATCTTTGATGCCTCTCTGGAAATCGTCTCCAATGCCTTTCATCCGCTAAAGAATAATACGAGGGTCAGATTGCATATCGGGACAGGCGAGTTTCTGGGTCGTGTGGTCCTTTTGGATAAGGAGAAAATGGAGTCGGGCGAGCGCGGATTAATCCAATTCCGTGCTGAAGAGCCTTTGGTCGTGGCTAAGGATGATAGGTTTATTATCCGTTTATACGCGCCGATGGTCACCATGGGCGGCGGCGTGATTCTTGACCCTCATCCGCCTAAGCACAAAAGGTTTAATAAGGAGGCAATCGGACACCTGGGCGCTTTGGAAGTCTCCGATGAAAGGGAAACGGTTGCCGAGGTTCTTATTAATGCGGGATTGAATATTATCACGCTTGGCGAACTTATAGATAAAACCAACCTGCCGGACGCGGAAATAAAAGAGGAGCTTGATAAATTGGAGAAGCAGGGGGCGATTATCCGCAGTAATTTAGATATCCGCATGATGATGCATATGAATAATTTCAATATGCTGAAAGATAAGATTATCGCTTCAATGGAGGATTCTTACCGCAAACAGCCGTTGAAACTGAATATCCCGGTTAAGGAAATAAAGAGCCTGTTGGTGAAAACCGAGGTGCAGGATGAGTTCTTTGAGAGGGCAGTAGTTAAACTTGCTGAGGAAAATCGGCTTGCTAGAGTTGGCGATGCGATAAAACTGGTTCAGGCGAATATCAAACTTACCGAGAAACAGGAATCCATGATGCAGAAGGTGGAAAAGTTCTTTATAGATAATTTATTATCTCCGCCCGCATTGGAGATAATGGTCGATAAATTGCAGATAAAGCCGAAGAATGCCCAAGAAACCATCAACGCCTTGAAAGACCGGGGGATTCTGGTCGGATTGGCGGATGGAATTGTTCTCCATAAAGAGGCGATTGTAAAGGCATCCGAAACTATGAAAGAATACCTGAAAACCCACGAGAATATCAAAGCGGGCGAATTTACCAAGCTCATAAATACTTCCCGGAAATATGCCATTCCGCTCTTGGAGCATTTGGACAATATAAAATTGACCAAACGGATTGGCGATGTTAGGATACTGAATAAAATATAG